The Rhipicephalus sanguineus isolate Rsan-2018 chromosome 4, BIME_Rsan_1.4, whole genome shotgun sequence DNA window gtatatttatttctgggtttgcgctcagcctaattcagttggaagtgccgcccgtcctgtcgttgtgtgtttctttgctttgtgtatgtgctctttcgcggctaaaatgtgtcactaagcaagtaccaactaggccaacaaacagtcttgttaaaaggtAAAAGTTTTTTTGGATGTAGTCTTTGACCTCATTTCACAGTGGTCTGTGTGTTGTTGCAGATTGTTAGCAACCAAAAAATTGGAACCAAACACTAATTAGCATCCAAAAAACTGCATGCTTTGGATATTTCCAGAAGGGCATTGCAACATCCTTTCTTAAAAATTATTTGCCTTCTTGCACTTACGTTGCAGCCTAATCCATTGTAATCCATTGTGTGCTTGGGATTGTGATGGTGGTGTGACCATGTCTGGACTGCTACTTCGGATTGATTATACTGAAACGTATAAAATTGACTGTCCACTTTTTGCAGTGTTAGTCAATTGAAATCAGGAAGAAAGTCATGGATTTCATTGCAACGTTTGACTTTTTATCATCTGCTTGTTCTACAAAGCACTGCTTCACACTAGCTATTTATTAATGCACACTTTTGTTGTTAACATATCTGTCCGTACTGAAAGAAACAGTTCTGCAAATACGTTACCACAGTGCTGGGTAGTGGCACTTTGATATTACACTGCATGATGTAAACAGGGATCCGTAAACTGAAACACTGTCTGGTGAACCAGTGACTTTGCATTCGCAGGTGTCATTATGCTTTCATTGAAGCAGTATAGAGACATTAGTGGGAAATGTGTAAACTGTGGCAGTGTTATAAGCAAACAGTTCCTTGTGTTATCAACGTTCATGTCCTTAGAGTTCTAACACCAAAACCCTGGATGCCATTATAGCCCttacaaatgttttttttctttgttttcttcataCTTTCCAGTTTCTTCATTCTAATTCCTTTCACTCATATTTTATTTCTTATGCTTCATTTGTTGGAACGTGAAGTGCATCTTTTGTTGTCCAGTGCTTTATAGATACtcttatgcgaaaaaaaaagaacagtaggtGCTTTAATGACTGAGTGTTTGTCAGAGCATGTACAAAGACATTTGACTCTTTAAAGAGTCGGAATGCCATATAAGTCAGATTCTTTTTGATGGCACCTGGTGTTCACACGTAATAACCATAGCTTTCATGTGCAGCAAGATGGGAATTTTCGTTAGACGTGCTGGGTCGGTGCAATGTTGCCATTAAAGTGGCTTTGCTTTTGGTGAGATAAGGCGATCTTCTAATTCACTTACATGTGGAACGACCATTCCTTATTGCCTGCTGCTGTAGTTGAGTTCCATGCAGTGTATGACACATAATTTACATTGTCTTTGTTCGCTcgatggctttgcaggttccttgtcttttacatccctggagcagtcgtCTTCTTTAAAGTCTGTACGAGGTCGACTGAATTCCTGCCAACAGTGTGCCTATGTGACCCTGAACAAGTCAAGTATGAACAAACACCTTCTGAGACACATCAGAGAGCCTCCCTTTCAATGCCACTTGTGTCCAGCTGCATTCACTGAAAGTTACAGGCTCGTGGCTCACgttcgcacccacacaggagagcgccccttttgctgtgtccactgcaatacaTCCTTTTCGCAGAAAGATCGCCTGAATAaccacatgcgcactcacacaggagagcgtcccttctcgtgtatccactgcaatgcatccttttcacgaAAAGGCAGCCTCAATGACCACATGCGcagtcacacaggagagcgtcccttttcctgtgtcctctGCAATGCATCGTTTTCGCGGAAAGACTCTCTCAAACACCACATGCGTACTCatacaggagagcgtcccttttcctgtgtccactgcgaTGCATCCTTTTCGCGGAAAGACTATCTCAAAGACCACATGCatactcacacaggagagcgtccgtTCTCTTGTGTCCTCTGCAGTGTATCCTTTTCGCGGAAAGACACCCTCAATGACCACATGCGCATTCAttcaggagagcgtcccttttcctgtgtccactgcaatgcatccttttcacagAAACGCTTCCTTGTTCGACACATGCGCggtcacacaggagagcgtcccttctcctgtgtccGCTGCAGTGTATCCTTTTCGCGGAAAGACACCCTCAATGACCACATGCGCATTCAttcaggagagcgtcccttttcctgtgtccactgcaatgcatccttttcactgAAACGCTTGCTTGTTCGACATGCGCTATCATGCAAGAGAGCATCCCTTCTCCTGTGTCCATTGTAGTGCATTCTTTGAGCAGAAAAATAAACTTGTGATACACATGCGCCCACACACAGAAGAGCATCCCTTTTCTTGTGTCCACTGCAACGCATCCTTTGTGCAGAGAAACAAACTTGAGTTACACATGCACCGCCTAAACTCGGGAGAGCGTGGcttctcctgtgtccactgcagtgcaaCATTTTCGCAGTGATGCATCCTGGTGAAACACCTCCACACTCGCACAGCAGAGtgccccttttcctgtgtccactgcagtgcatTCTTTGTGCAGAAAAGCCACCTcgcaataaaacggaaaggcgggctagttggtttggttgcataatgataatattgcgcacgcaacacaaagacacagacgaaaagttctgcgctggtccttgtgaacttttcgtctgtgtctttgtgttgcgtgagcaatattatcattatgccaGCTCGCAAGTCATATCCGCACGCACAGCGGTGAGCGTCCCTACTGTGagcgtccactgcaatgcatcttttTCACGAAAACACCACGTTATGGACCACATGACGAGTCATCATGGAAACAAGAAGCCATGAAGGTGAGGTGCCTACAGGCTTTCGTTAAAAGGCCTGTAAAAAAACCCACGGTCCAAAATTAGTGATCGAAAGACatgctgccgcaaaaattttgcaACTAAGTTGTGTAGCATGTTAGTTACAGGGAGTCGGAACGACCTGCTTCGGCACGTTTTGGTTTCTTGCTCGGCCTTCCAACACTATTCGGCAGCGAAGAGGGTCAGGCTTAGCTTGTTGTCGTGACTATGCCCACTTCCGCAAAATAACACGATGTCAACGATTGCATCATCAGTATGCAGCCAACAATCAAGGAATGCTTCCTACGTATCGCTAGTGTCATAGCAGTACGGCGAGATGGCGCGGTGCAAGGCACCGGCTAGGTAAGCAAACACACTATggtgcatgcgcccttccccttgCGGTCTCAGATCTCAGCCGCTTTCGTTCTGTTGATGTCTGTTGTCGCGGTAGTCTCGGGCCCCTACCAATATGGCAGagagcagcacaggaaaatgaaaatgcagcATGTTTGGCCAAAACTGCATCATCACAAGGCCAAGGTGCTGTTTTGTAGTGGACGAATTGGAGAAGTCGGTGCTTCGTAAAGTTGCCTTCGGACAACATTACATCACTTCGCAGGTGAAGAGGGCTCGACTGGCGTTGCAGTGGGGCGCAGGAATCTTTTTTCGAAATGGAGCGTCTTCATGGTACTCGGTGCTGTGATATTCGGAGcagagcttgtttgggaggtgtaaaacaAATCAGAGCTtgtttactgtccctttaaagaaggggggggggggcgtggcggGGAGGTATAATTTGTTAATCAAAGGCGACAGTGAAAGTTTGGTTTAAGTTTAGGAAAGACGCTTAGTTCGGCAACTCACAACGGAGGATGGCACGAGGTCATGGAATGGAAGTGCAACAGAGAAGCCAGCTTCTCGGAGGTTTTAGGTTCTATTCCCAGTGCCACTGTTCTTCTAATAGGCAGAGAAGGCATCCCAGCCTGGCGCTCGGTGTTGTGGGTACTCAattcttgagaaggtggcctgTTCTTTTCGCTGTACCCCTTTTCCCTCCCGCCAGCGATGCTGTGCCGTGCTTCTTTGTGAGTTGCTGAAATGTATGTGTTATTCTAAAGCACTGCTACTTGAGTATTCATACCAactgtgatgaggtttattggtgtaatgaagttgcaacgaggtcgcaatgaaaaaggaccgtacggcaacgcagtgcaaggctgacggaggcggtacaggctctcatgcaatcagagcgcgggtcgtctttcgtcctctttaacaggcgcatactcgttcgtgcatctgctccactacaatacccccggggttAAGCGTaaccatcctggcgactcatggagtacgtagaatgagggggtcgtagtagggcttgagacggtcgatgtgtacagtctcgcgccctcgacagcgcaaatctggcgactgtgtgaggggctcgacgatgtagttcaccggcgaggtggcatgaatgacacggtacggaccatggtaccgcgccagaagtttagaggaaaggccagggacgtggggggggggggggtacccaaagccacacaagggagccagcaggaaacataggagctgggtgatgaacgtcgtcacattgcgtcttttgtcgaccttgagcttcggctgtaagggaacgagccaactgactgCAGTCTTCGGcatatctggcgacttcagaaactggagtgcactcagagacatcagggcggtacgggagtatggtgtccattaggtgggaaggttcgcggccgtacaagagaaagaacggggaaaagccggtaataataatatctggggttttacgtcccaaaacaacgatatgattatgagagacgccgtagtggagggccccggaaatttagaccatctggtgttctttaacgtgcacctaaatctaagtacacgggcctctaccatttcgcctccatcaaaatgcgaccggcgcggccaggatcgaacccgcgaccttcgggtcagcagccgagcaccgtaaccgctataccaccgcggcgaaccggggaaaagccggtagtcgcttgcgtcgcggtgttgtaagcgaacgtaacaaaaggtagtacagtgtcccagttggtgtggtcggaggagatatacatcctcaacatgtcgccgagtgtgcggttgaaccgctcagtgagaccatttgtctggggatggtaggcggtggatttccggtgaatgatgttgcattcagcgaggagggcttggatgacctctgacaggaacacgcgacccctatcactgagtagttcccgcggagcaccatggcgtagaatgaagctgcgaagaatgaaaagtgcaacttctccggcggtcgctgccgggagagctgcagtctcagcgtagcgcgtgagatgatcgacgccgacaataatccaccggtttccagagccactatgcgggagggggccgtagaggtcgatacccacgcggtcaaatgggcgagccgggcacgggagcggctgcaacgtgccagtaaggtgtcgcggaggtgtcttgctttgttggcatgtagggcaagactgaacgtatttctgcacaaagcgatacattcctcgccagtaatatcgctgacgcagcctttcgtaggttttcaagacgccggcgtgagcactttggggatctccatggaaattcgcgcagatgtcagagcgcatatgactagggacagcaaggagccacttccgaccacctggcatgtagttgcggcggtacagaatgttgtctcgcacggaaaagtggactgcttgacggcgtagcgctctcgtcgaagtgacagcagacggatcggtaaggtagtcgagcaacaaggaaaggtatgcgtctttacgctgctccgaaagcatgtcagtggtgtcgagtggtgacaaggtgttaaagaggggtgacagagaagccacatctggtgttattggcgagcgggagagtgcatcagcatccgcatgcttgcgtcgtattcctgcaatcgaagtgcccaacggcccaggcgtcccgacgggtctttcaaggtggaaag harbors:
- the LOC119390677 gene encoding gastrula zinc finger protein XlCGF52.1 isoform X9; its protein translation is MPAFCSAYGSSNTGGRDDILGQPLSGDGTIGQAPGPSHCCKTDPDDLAADPVYDAAWGLSLESGKAVETSPEPACEPGHAADKSVQAQLLTRHEASQANEKKILSTSATQTEPQAISSGSLSFTSLEQSSSLKSVRGRLNSCQQCAYVTLNKSSMNKHLLRHIREPPFQCHLCPAAFTESYRLVAHVRTHTGERPFCCVHCNTSFSQKDRLNNHMRTHTGERPFSCIHCNASFSRKGSLNDHMRSHTGERPFSCVLCNASFSRKDSLKHHMRTHTGERPFSCVHCDASFSRKDYLKDHMHTHTGERPFSCVLCSVSFSRKDTLNDHMRIHSGERPFSCVHCNASFSQKRFLVRHMRGHTGERPFSCVRCSVSFSRKDTLNDHMRIHSGERPFSCVHCNASFSLKRLLVRHALSCKRASLLLCPL
- the LOC119390677 gene encoding zinc finger protein OZF isoform X4 is translated as MPSVCAAHGCTSTGGRDNVLFHNFPRKKEKAAQWIAAMKLSNFKPSRTTALCSKHFRDSDYHQSLSLMRAMGIPVKSARLRPGVVPSIFVHERSELLAPSAEFSKRRKDEFLSGDPTIGQTPGPSHCSGTYRDYFAAAPVHEAAPGLACESRQAAETLPEPACEPGHVADKSVQVRLLTCHEASQANGMKILSTSSTQTEPQAVSSGSLSFTSLEQSSSLKSVRGRLNSCQQCAYVTLNKSSMNKHLLRHIREPPFQCHLCPAAFTESYRLVAHVRTHTGERPFCCVHCNTSFSQKDRLNNHMRTHTGERPFSCIHCNASFSRKGSLNDHMRSHTGERPFSCVLCNASFSRKDSLKHHMRTHTGERPFSCVHCDASFSRKDYLKDHMHTHTGERPFSCVLCSVSFSRKDTLNDHMRIHSGERPFSCVHCNASFSQKRFLVRHMRGHTGERPFSCVRCSVSFSRKDTLNDHMRIHSGERPFSCVHCNASFSLKRLLVRHALSCKRASLLLCPL
- the LOC119390677 gene encoding gastrula zinc finger protein XlCGF52.1 isoform X10; the encoded protein is MPAFCSAYGSSNTGGRDDILGQPLSGDGTIGQAPGPSHCCKTDPDDLAADPVYDAAWGLSLESGKAVETSPEPACEPGHVADKSVQVRLLTCHEASQANGMKILSTSSTQTEPQAVSSGSLSFTSLEQSSSLKSVRGRLNSCQQCAYVTLNKSSMNKHLLRHIREPPFQCHLCPAAFTESYRLVAHVRTHTGERPFCCVHCNTSFSQKDRLNNHMRTHTGERPFSCIHCNASFSRKGSLNDHMRSHTGERPFSCVLCNASFSRKDSLKHHMRTHTGERPFSCVHCDASFSRKDYLKDHMHTHTGERPFSCVLCSVSFSRKDTLNDHMRIHSGERPFSCVHCNASFSQKRFLVRHMRGHTGERPFSCVRCSVSFSRKDTLNDHMRIHSGERPFSCVHCNASFSLKRLLVRHALSCKRASLLLCPL
- the LOC119390677 gene encoding gastrula zinc finger protein XlCGF52.1 isoform X11 — translated: MRVMGIPVKSARLKPGVVPSVFVYEQNEPQARRAALSKRRKREDGFAADQVYDAAPGLTCELGQAGETSPEPLCEPGHAADKSVQAQLLTRHEASQANEKKILSTSATQTEPQAISSGSLSFTSLEQSSSLKSVRGRLNSCQQCAYVTLNKSSMNKHLLRHIREPPFQCHLCPAAFTESYRLVAHVRTHTGERPFCCVHCNTSFSQKDRLNNHMRTHTGERPFSCIHCNASFSRKGSLNDHMRSHTGERPFSCVLCNASFSRKDSLKHHMRTHTGERPFSCVHCDASFSRKDYLKDHMHTHTGERPFSCVLCSVSFSRKDTLNDHMRIHSGERPFSCVHCNASFSQKRFLVRHMRGHTGERPFSCVRCSVSFSRKDTLNDHMRIHSGERPFSCVHCNASFSLKRLLVRHALSCKRASLLLCPL